In Bradyrhizobium manausense, the sequence CCGCTCGCTGAATATGACCGGCGTCAAGGCTTACATCAGCTGATGCGAGACCATCGTCTGCGGCGAGATCAGCGCGCGCCGAAGCGGCGCTCGCGGGCCTCGTAGAGATGGTCGCAGATCAATTGCCTGAGCCTGGCCGGATCATCGAAGTCGAGCTGGACGGCAAAAGGCACGATGCCGTCGGGCGCCCCCTCGGCGCCGCGCAGGCGCGCGAGGTCCTTCTCCGTCGTCACCAGGATGAGCTGCTCGCGCTGCGCATCGGCTGCGAGCGCGGCGAGTTCATCGCGCGAGAACATGTGGTGATCGGCGAAGGGACGCGTGCGTGCGACCTCGATGCCGCTCGCGCGCAATGTCCTGAAGAATCGCCCGGGATCGCCGATGCCGGCAAACGCAAGGACGGGTTTGCCGAACAGCTGCGCGACCGCGGCCGCGTCGGGCCGCAACCGCGCCCGCAGCACCGGCTTGCCGCGCGCGGAAATGTCCCCCGCGACGCCGTCGGCGGCATGGCCATCGCCGATCAGCACCAGCGCATCGGTGCGCGCGAGCTGCGCCCTCAGCGGCGCACGCAGCGGACCTGCCGGAAACACACGGCCGTTGCCGAGGCCGCGCTCGCTGTCGATCACGATCAGCGAGGCATCCTTCAGCAGCTTGGGATTCTGGAAACCGTCGTCCATCAGGATGACGGTGGCGCCTTGCGACTTCGCCAGCGCGACGCCGTCGAGGCGGTCGCGCGCCACGGCAACCGGAACGTCGCGCACCATCATCAGCGGCTCGTCGCCGACGTCGGCGGCGGTGTGGCGTTCGCGATCGACCATGACAGGGCCGTGCAAGCGCCCGCCATAGCCGCGGCTGAGCACCACCGGCGTCTCGCCGAGGTCGCGCAGGAGTTTGGTCAACGCCAGCACGGTCGGCGTCTTGCCGGCGCCGCCGACATGGTAGTTGCCGACGCAGAGCACGGGGATGCCGGCGTCGAACCCCTTGCGCGCCATGCGGCGTGCGGTGATGGCGCCGTAGAGCGCGCCCAACGGGCTGAGGAGATGCGACTTCGGGGAACGCGGCCGGTACCAGAAGGCCGGCTCACGCATTGGCGGCTCCCATCTCGATCCGCAACTGCATCAGATACGGCTCGAGTGCGGTCATGGTGCGATCGAGCGCGCCGCCGAGCTCCTCGACCACGCCGGAACCTGCGCGATGCATCTTGTCGCGTACGGTGGGCTCGGCCAGCAATAGGCCGAGCTGCTTCGTCAGCGCGTCCTGCGTGTCGGCCTGGCGCGCTCCGCCGCTGCCGTCGAGCGCCTGATAGACGTCGGCAAAGTTGAAGACGTGCGGACCGTGAACGATGGCCGCGCCGAGCTTGATCGCCTCGATCGGATTCTGTCCGCCATGGCGGATCAGCGATCCGCCC encodes:
- the lpxK gene encoding tetraacyldisaccharide 4'-kinase — protein: MREPAFWYRPRSPKSHLLSPLGALYGAITARRMARKGFDAGIPVLCVGNYHVGGAGKTPTVLALTKLLRDLGETPVVLSRGYGGRLHGPVMVDRERHTAADVGDEPLMMVRDVPVAVARDRLDGVALAKSQGATVILMDDGFQNPKLLKDASLIVIDSERGLGNGRVFPAGPLRAPLRAQLARTDALVLIGDGHAADGVAGDISARGKPVLRARLRPDAAAVAQLFGKPVLAFAGIGDPGRFFRTLRASGIEVARTRPFADHHMFSRDELAALAADAQREQLILVTTEKDLARLRGAEGAPDGIVPFAVQLDFDDPARLRQLICDHLYEARERRFGAR